One genomic window of Evansella cellulosilytica DSM 2522 includes the following:
- a CDS encoding ABC transporter ATP-binding protein translates to MGLVISILKSRVIRVINVSEHLVELKNLKTSFRILDDYYAAVDDVSLNINKNEVLAIVGESGSGKSALAFSIMGLHNRAKIEGTIDYKGNNIANISSSKLNKLRGKEMAMIFQDSLSALNPLMVIGDQIDEAILLHNSKLSKKDRKVRVLDLLDKVGIPRPDKTYSQYPHELSGGMRQRVVIAMAIANQPELLIADEPTTALDVTIQSQILDLLKELKNDMRAGIVLITHDLGVVAEMADRVAVMYAGQIVEIADVYSLLENPQHPYTRSLLNSVPSDDKEKLHVIEGVVPALQYLPRQGCRFKSRIPWIDDSAHEENPQLHEIKPGHFVRCTCYKHFDFPDNSKEESSNGTS, encoded by the coding sequence ATGGGATTAGTTATTTCTATTCTTAAATCAAGGGTTATAAGGGTGATTAATGTGAGTGAACATTTAGTTGAACTAAAAAACTTAAAAACATCATTTAGGATCTTAGATGATTACTACGCAGCTGTAGATGATGTTTCATTAAATATTAATAAAAATGAAGTGCTTGCTATTGTTGGGGAATCCGGATCCGGTAAAAGTGCATTAGCCTTTTCGATTATGGGTTTACACAACAGAGCGAAAATCGAAGGCACAATAGATTACAAAGGTAACAATATAGCAAACATATCTTCCTCGAAGTTAAACAAGCTACGCGGGAAAGAAATGGCGATGATATTTCAAGATTCATTATCTGCTTTAAACCCGTTAATGGTTATCGGCGACCAAATTGACGAGGCGATACTTCTCCATAATTCTAAATTATCAAAGAAGGATCGAAAAGTGAGAGTGTTGGATCTACTTGATAAAGTCGGAATCCCTCGCCCAGATAAAACATATTCTCAGTACCCACACGAGCTATCGGGGGGGATGAGACAACGAGTAGTTATTGCGATGGCAATAGCTAATCAACCAGAGTTATTAATAGCAGATGAACCAACAACAGCACTGGATGTAACTATCCAATCTCAAATATTAGATTTATTGAAAGAACTAAAAAATGATATGAGGGCTGGAATCGTACTGATTACACATGATTTAGGTGTAGTAGCTGAGATGGCCGATCGTGTTGCGGTTATGTATGCTGGACAAATTGTAGAGATTGCAGATGTTTATTCTTTACTTGAGAACCCACAGCATCCGTATACAAGGTCATTATTAAACTCAGTTCCATCAGACGATAAAGAGAAACTACACGTCATTGAAGGTGTTGTTCCAGCACTTCAATACTTGCCGCGACAAGGATGTCGATTTAAGTCGAGAATTCCTTGGATAGATGATTCGGCACATGAGGAAAACCCTCAACTACATGAAATTAAACCAGGGCACTTTGTTCGTTGTACATGCTACAAGCATTTTGACTTCCCTGATAATAGCAAGGAGGAAAGTAGTAATGGCACTTCTTGA
- a CDS encoding ABC transporter ATP-binding protein, with protein MALLEVKDLKVHFPIRGGLFRRVVDQIKAVDGVSLNIEEGQTYGLVGESGSGKSTTGRAIIGLNQITSGEVIFNGHDLSKSTRKSHLNVRRDIQMIFQDPYSSLNPKKRVVDIVAEPLRNFEKLSATEERRRVQELMDMVGLSPEAIYKYPHEFSGGQRQRIGIARAIALKPKLIIADEPVSALDVSVQAQVLNFMQDIQKELNLTYLFVSHDLGIIRHMCDHIAIMYKGRYVEQGTADDIFENGQHIYTKRLLAAIPDIDPRQREIQLENRQKVKEDFDNLQKDYFDEEGLPYSLKPISKTHYVALPERG; from the coding sequence ATGGCACTTCTTGAGGTTAAAGATTTAAAAGTTCATTTTCCGATTCGAGGTGGACTATTTCGAAGAGTGGTAGATCAGATAAAAGCTGTTGATGGCGTGTCCTTAAATATAGAAGAGGGACAAACATACGGGCTTGTTGGGGAATCTGGATCAGGAAAGTCAACTACAGGTAGAGCAATAATTGGGTTAAATCAAATTACTTCTGGTGAAGTAATTTTCAATGGACACGACCTATCTAAAAGCACACGAAAATCTCATTTAAACGTACGCCGCGATATTCAAATGATATTCCAAGATCCTTACTCATCATTAAATCCTAAAAAACGTGTAGTAGATATCGTTGCAGAACCACTTCGTAACTTTGAAAAATTATCTGCGACAGAAGAGCGGCGTCGCGTTCAAGAGTTGATGGATATGGTTGGATTGAGTCCTGAGGCGATTTATAAATACCCACATGAGTTTTCCGGTGGACAACGTCAACGAATTGGTATCGCAAGAGCTATTGCTTTAAAACCGAAGCTTATTATTGCTGATGAACCAGTATCGGCATTAGATGTATCTGTACAAGCGCAAGTTTTAAATTTTATGCAGGATATTCAAAAAGAGTTAAACCTCACTTATTTATTTGTAAGTCATGATTTAGGAATTATTCGCCATATGTGTGATCATATCGCCATTATGTATAAAGGGCGTTATGTTGAACAAGGAACAGCAGATGACATCTTTGAAAATGGCCAACATATTTATACGAAGCGTTTGCTCGCTGCTATTCCTGATATTGATCCGAGACAGAGAGAAATACAATTAGAAAATCGTCAAAAGGTAAAAGAGGATTTTGACAATCTACAAAAAGATTATTTTGATGAAGAAGGGTTACCCTACTCATTAAAACCAATTTCCAAGACACACTATGTGGCTTTGCCTGAGAGAGGTTGA
- the opp4B gene encoding oligopeptide ABC transporter permease: protein MWKLVVRRIMIMIPQIFVLSILVFLMAKAMPGDALTGLIDPSIDAEAREAMRERLGLNNPWYVQYWDWITNAMQGNFGQSFRYKMDVSELIGQRMVNTFWLSLMTLIFTYLIAIPLGITSGRYNDTWGDRLITGYTYVGFAAPLFIFALLMVFIFGFQLGWFPTSGSVTPGLQPGTFEYVLSKINHLLLPSLSMALITTVSTVQYLRSEIIDTKQKEFIITARAKGASEQRVYNRHILRNSLLPIAAFFGFELTGLIGGTVFIENIFNYPGMGQLFLQSIQMRDFSVVTALVLLFGIASILGALLSDIILSLVDPRIRIK from the coding sequence ATGTGGAAACTAGTTGTACGAAGAATTATGATAATGATTCCTCAAATATTTGTACTAAGTATATTAGTATTCTTAATGGCAAAAGCGATGCCAGGGGATGCTTTGACAGGGTTAATAGATCCGAGTATTGATGCAGAAGCGAGAGAAGCAATGCGAGAACGACTTGGGCTAAACAATCCATGGTACGTACAGTATTGGGATTGGATAACAAATGCGATGCAAGGTAATTTCGGTCAATCATTCCGTTATAAAATGGACGTTTCTGAGCTGATTGGTCAAAGAATGGTTAATACGTTTTGGCTATCATTAATGACGTTAATTTTCACTTATTTAATTGCCATTCCTTTAGGAATTACAAGTGGTCGTTATAACGACACTTGGGGCGACCGCCTAATTACTGGATACACATACGTTGGTTTCGCAGCACCACTTTTCATTTTTGCGCTATTAATGGTATTTATCTTCGGATTCCAGTTAGGTTGGTTCCCAACAAGCGGTAGTGTGACACCTGGTTTACAGCCTGGAACATTTGAATATGTACTAAGTAAAATAAATCATTTATTACTACCATCACTTTCGATGGCACTCATTACGACTGTTTCGACAGTTCAATATTTACGAAGTGAGATTATCGATACAAAGCAAAAAGAATTTATTATTACTGCAAGAGCGAAGGGTGCTTCTGAACAGCGTGTGTATAATCGACACATTTTACGAAACTCCCTATTACCAATCGCTGCTTTCTTTGGTTTTGAGCTTACTGGATTAATTGGAGGTACTGTCTTTATAGAGAATATCTTTAACTATCCAGGAATGGGGCAACTTTTCTTACAGTCAATTCAAATGCGTGACTTCAGTGTCGTAACTGCATTGGTGTTACTGTTCGGTATTGCTTCAATATTAGGTGCTTTATTGTCTGATATTATATTAAGTCTTGTAGACCCGCGTATTCGAATTAAATAA
- a CDS encoding ABC transporter permease: protein MSSTNTNTSSPKVLEKSPSGLRILWREIVRDKLALFSLIFLILLITSVFTVSLILDQDQIVTVDLFSLYQPPSADFWLGTDYGGRDIFGQLIIGTRNSLLIGLIVTAMTGIIGILVGLMAGYFGGTIDNILMRILDFFLILPTLMVVIAFVTTVPNYNIVHFSLIMTAFLWMGIARLIRSKALQEKEQEYVAASKTLGSSDFKIMFTQVLPNLSSLIIVTMTLNLAANIGLESGLSFLGFGFPESTPSLGTLVSYATNPQTLEFRWWIWLPASIMILVLMLSINNVGQALKRATDARQRRG from the coding sequence ATGAGTAGTACAAATACAAACACAAGCTCGCCAAAGGTTCTAGAGAAGAGTCCGTCGGGTCTTAGAATCCTCTGGCGGGAAATCGTTAGAGATAAATTAGCTTTGTTTTCTTTAATATTTTTAATTTTACTAATTACTTCTGTTTTTACAGTTTCTTTGATCCTCGATCAAGATCAAATTGTAACAGTAGATTTGTTCTCACTGTATCAACCACCATCTGCTGATTTTTGGTTAGGTACTGACTATGGTGGAAGAGATATATTTGGGCAACTAATTATTGGAACTCGTAATTCATTACTCATTGGTCTTATTGTAACTGCAATGACAGGCATTATCGGTATACTTGTTGGGCTTATGGCAGGGTACTTCGGAGGAACAATTGATAATATTCTGATGAGAATATTAGACTTCTTCTTAATATTACCGACTTTAATGGTTGTTATCGCATTCGTAACAACAGTTCCAAATTACAATATTGTTCATTTCTCATTAATTATGACTGCATTCTTATGGATGGGGATTGCACGTCTTATTCGTTCGAAGGCGCTCCAAGAAAAAGAACAAGAATACGTAGCTGCCTCGAAAACACTTGGTTCATCCGATTTTAAAATAATGTTTACACAAGTGTTACCTAATTTAAGCTCATTGATCATCGTTACGATGACATTGAATTTAGCTGCAAACATAGGGCTCGAATCAGGATTATCTTTCTTAGGTTTTGGTTTTCCTGAAAGCACGCCAAGTTTAGGTACACTAGTAAGCTATGCTACAAACCCGCAAACATTAGAGTTTCGCTGGTGGATATGGTTACCTGCATCAATCATGATTTTAGTATTGATGTTGAGTATAAATAATGTTGGTCAAGCGTTAAAACGTGCGACTGACGCAAGACAAAGAAGAGGATAA
- the opp4A gene encoding oligopeptide ABC transporter substrate-binding protein, which yields MKSTMKYLFALMLVLMLALAACGSPDETEEGGSDADENAAEDNGDELYSIDDFSNIKTNEGEAIEGGTVTFGLVSDTAFEGTLNWNFYSGNPDAQVLNWFDEPLLTWDENYVYTQDGAATYEVSEDGHTFTFTIRDNVNWHDGEPVTAEDWLFAHEVIAHPDYDGPRYGSDIRNVEGIEEFRAGEADTISGIEVIDEKTLAITYKEVSPSLVTGSIWTYPLAKHIFEDIPVEDMSSSPEVRQNPIGFGPFIVDTITPGESVTYVKNEDYWRGEPNLDGVTLRVINPNTVVQELQTGAVDMVSSFPVDQFPANADMSNVEFLGDIDRAYTYIGFKLGHWDEEAGENVVDPDMKMGDVNLRRAMAHAIDDTTVGERFYHGLRWNGTTLIPPSHPEFHDDANEGLVFDVELANQILDEAGYEDVTGDGFRETPEGEELVINFASMTGGDTAEPLAQYYVQSWREIGLNVDLEMLEFNTFYDRVEEDHPDIDVYQGAWGVGIDVDPTGLWGPVSPMNYTRWTNEENTRLLREGVSSEAFDLDYRAEVYNEWQQLMVEEVPAFPTVYRAVLSPVNNRVHNYAIGDGTGVYRYQIAVTQEDRLAAE from the coding sequence ATGAAAAGTACTATGAAGTATTTATTCGCACTTATGTTAGTTCTCATGTTAGCTCTAGCTGCATGTGGTAGTCCAGATGAGACTGAAGAAGGCGGTTCTGATGCTGATGAGAACGCGGCTGAAGATAACGGAGACGAGCTATATAGCATCGACGACTTCAGTAATATTAAAACAAATGAAGGAGAAGCAATCGAAGGTGGAACGGTTACTTTCGGACTTGTTTCTGACACTGCATTTGAAGGTACGTTAAATTGGAATTTCTATTCTGGTAACCCAGATGCACAAGTATTAAACTGGTTTGATGAGCCATTATTAACATGGGATGAAAACTATGTATATACGCAAGATGGTGCTGCAACATACGAAGTTTCTGAAGATGGACATACGTTCACTTTCACAATTCGTGATAATGTTAACTGGCATGATGGGGAGCCTGTAACTGCAGAAGATTGGTTGTTTGCGCATGAAGTAATTGCACACCCGGATTATGATGGACCTCGTTACGGTTCTGATATTCGTAACGTTGAAGGTATTGAAGAATTCCGCGCAGGTGAAGCTGATACAATTTCTGGTATTGAAGTAATTGATGAGAAAACACTAGCAATTACGTATAAAGAAGTATCTCCTTCTTTAGTAACAGGTAGTATTTGGACATATCCTTTAGCGAAGCACATTTTTGAGGATATTCCTGTAGAAGATATGTCTTCATCTCCAGAAGTAAGACAAAACCCAATTGGTTTTGGTCCATTTATCGTTGATACAATCACTCCAGGTGAGTCTGTAACTTACGTGAAAAATGAAGATTACTGGAGAGGTGAGCCTAACCTAGACGGCGTAACTCTACGAGTAATCAACCCTAATACAGTAGTACAAGAATTACAAACTGGTGCAGTAGATATGGTAAGTAGCTTCCCAGTTGACCAATTCCCAGCTAATGCCGACATGTCAAATGTTGAATTCCTCGGCGATATCGACCGTGCGTACACGTACATCGGTTTCAAATTAGGACATTGGGATGAAGAAGCAGGCGAAAACGTTGTAGACCCAGACATGAAAATGGGTGATGTTAACTTACGTAGAGCGATGGCACATGCTATTGATGATACTACAGTTGGAGAGCGTTTCTATCATGGACTTCGTTGGAATGGTACAACTTTAATTCCGCCATCTCACCCTGAGTTCCATGATGATGCAAATGAAGGTTTAGTGTTTGACGTAGAATTAGCTAACCAAATTCTTGATGAAGCTGGTTATGAAGATGTGACGGGTGATGGTTTCCGTGAAACTCCTGAAGGAGAAGAGTTAGTAATTAACTTTGCTTCTATGACAGGTGGAGACACTGCAGAACCATTAGCGCAATATTATGTTCAATCTTGGAGAGAGATTGGCTTGAATGTAGATTTAGAAATGCTTGAATTCAACACTTTCTATGATCGTGTTGAAGAAGATCATCCTGACATTGATGTTTACCAAGGTGCTTGGGGTGTAGGTATTGATGTTGATCCAACTGGTCTTTGGGGTCCAGTTTCACCAATGAACTATACTCGTTGGACTAACGAAGAAAACACTCGTTTACTAAGAGAAGGTGTTTCTTCAGAGGCGTTTGATTTAGACTATCGTGCAGAAGTATATAATGAATGGCAACAATTAATGGTTGAAGAAGTTCCTGCTTTCCCAACTGTATATCGTGCAGTGTTATCACCGGTTAATAACCGAGTTCACAACTATGCGATTGGTGATGGAACAGGTGTCTACAGATATCAAATCGCTGTTACACAAGAAGATAGACTAGCAGCTGAATAA
- the rpsJ gene encoding 30S ribosomal protein S10: MAKQKIRIRLKAYDHRILDQSAEKIVETAKRSGASVAGPIPLPTEKSIYTILRAVHKYKDSREQFEMRTHKRLIDIVNPTPQTVDALMRLDLPSGVDIEIKL, translated from the coding sequence ATGGCAAAACAGAAGATTCGTATTCGTTTAAAGGCGTATGATCACAGAATTTTAGATCAATCTGCGGAAAAGATCGTAGAAACTGCTAAGAGATCAGGTGCTAGCGTAGCTGGACCGATTCCACTTCCGACAGAAAAATCTATTTATACGATCCTACGTGCGGTTCATAAGTACAAAGATTCTCGCGAACAGTTCGAAATGAGAACTCATAAGCGTTTGATCGATATCGTGAACCCAACTCCACAAACTGTGGATGCGTTAATGCGATTAGACCTGCCATCAGGTGTCGATATTGAAATCAAGCTATAA
- the rplC gene encoding 50S ribosomal protein L3, whose amino-acid sequence MAKGILGKKIGMTQIFAENGEVVPVTVIEATPNVVLQKKTTEGEGYEAIQLGFDDKKQIQQTKPAKGHAEKAKTNPKRFVKEFRLSNVAEYEIGQEVKVDTFAVGDIVDVTGTSKGKGFQGAIKRHNQSRGPMSHGSRYHRRPGSMGPVDPNHVRKGKLLPGRMGGEQVTIQNLEIVRVDTERNLLLVKGNVPGARKSYVTVQSAVKATAE is encoded by the coding sequence ATGGCCAAAGGAATCTTAGGTAAAAAAATAGGTATGACTCAAATTTTCGCTGAAAATGGTGAAGTTGTTCCTGTAACAGTTATTGAAGCTACACCAAACGTTGTTCTTCAAAAGAAAACAACAGAAGGTGAAGGATACGAAGCAATTCAGTTAGGTTTTGATGATAAAAAGCAAATTCAACAAACAAAACCTGCGAAAGGTCATGCTGAAAAAGCGAAGACAAACCCTAAGCGCTTCGTGAAAGAGTTCCGCTTATCTAATGTTGCGGAATATGAAATTGGTCAAGAAGTCAAAGTAGATACATTTGCTGTAGGAGATATCGTTGATGTAACTGGTACATCAAAAGGGAAAGGTTTCCAAGGTGCAATTAAGCGTCATAACCAATCTCGCGGACCAATGTCCCACGGTTCACGTTACCATCGTCGACCTGGTTCAATGGGACCTGTAGATCCTAACCACGTACGTAAAGGTAAACTATTACCTGGACGAATGGGTGGAGAGCAAGTGACTATTCAAAATTTAGAAATCGTTCGTGTAGATACAGAGCGCAATTTACTGCTAGTTAAAGGTAACGTACCTGGTGCAAGAAAAAGTTACGTCACTGTACAATCTGCAGTAAAAGCGACTGCTGAATAA
- the rplD gene encoding 50S ribosomal protein L4, with amino-acid sequence MPKVTLYNQTGSQVGDIELSEAIFGIEPNESVLFDAVVMQQASQRQGTHATKGRSDVRGGGRKPWRQKGTGRARQGSIRSPQWVGGGVVFGPQPRSYAYKIPKKQRRLALKSALSSKVNADEILVLEGLNFDSPKTKEMKAVLSGLSVGRKALVVTADYNDAVALSARNIPGVKFITAEGVNVLDLLNYDQLIITQDAVKKVEEVLA; translated from the coding sequence ATGCCTAAAGTTACATTGTACAATCAAACTGGCTCACAAGTAGGCGATATTGAACTTTCAGAGGCTATTTTCGGTATTGAGCCAAATGAAAGTGTTCTATTTGACGCTGTTGTGATGCAGCAAGCATCTCAACGTCAAGGTACTCATGCTACTAAAGGTCGTTCTGATGTTCGTGGTGGAGGACGTAAACCATGGAGACAAAAAGGAACAGGTCGAGCAAGACAAGGTTCGATTCGTTCACCTCAATGGGTTGGTGGTGGCGTAGTATTCGGACCACAACCACGTAGCTATGCGTATAAAATTCCGAAGAAACAACGTCGTTTAGCATTAAAATCTGCTCTTTCTTCTAAGGTGAATGCTGATGAAATTCTAGTATTAGAAGGGTTAAACTTCGATTCTCCAAAGACGAAAGAAATGAAAGCTGTTCTTAGCGGATTATCTGTTGGGAGAAAGGCTTTAGTCGTTACTGCTGATTATAATGATGCGGTTGCATTATCTGCACGTAACATCCCTGGAGTAAAATTCATCACAGCTGAAGGTGTGAATGTTCTTGATCTATTAAATTATGATCAATTAATTATTACTCAAGATGCTGTGAAAAAGGTAGAGGAGGTGCTTGCATAA
- the rplW gene encoding 50S ribosomal protein L23, producing MADARDIIKRPVITERSTDLMAEQKYTFEVEPTANKTQIKMAIEEIFGVKVANVNTMNYKGKFKRFGRHTGYTSKRKKAIVQLTPDSKELEFFEGV from the coding sequence ATGGCTGATGCACGCGATATTATTAAGCGCCCCGTAATTACAGAAAGATCTACTGATCTTATGGCTGAGCAAAAGTATACTTTTGAAGTAGAACCAACAGCGAATAAGACACAAATAAAAATGGCAATTGAAGAAATTTTCGGTGTGAAAGTTGCTAACGTAAACACAATGAACTATAAAGGTAAGTTCAAGCGTTTCGGGCGTCACACTGGTTACACTAGTAAGCGTAAGAAAGCTATTGTACAGCTTACACCAGATAGTAAAGAACTTGAGTTCTTTGAAGGTGTATAA
- the rplB gene encoding 50S ribosomal protein L2, with protein sequence MPIKKYKPTTNGRRGMSVLDFQEITTDKPEKSLLAPTKRKGGRNNQGKLTVRHQGGGHKRQYRIVDFKRDKDGIPGRVATIEYDPNRSANIALINYVDGEKRYILAPKNLKVGMEIMSGKDADIKVGNALQLKDIPVGTVIHNIELRPGKGGQLVRSAGAEAQLLGKEGDYVLVRLRSGETRLILATCRASIGQVGNVEHELVNIGKAGRSRWMGKRPTVRGSVMNPNDHPHGGGEGRAPIGRKSPMSPWGKPTLGFKTRKKNKDTDKYIVRRRKK encoded by the coding sequence ATGCCAATTAAAAAGTATAAACCAACCACTAACGGTCGTCGTGGTATGTCGGTACTTGATTTCCAAGAAATTACTACTGATAAGCCAGAAAAATCTCTTTTAGCCCCAACTAAAAGAAAAGGCGGTCGTAATAATCAAGGGAAATTAACAGTTCGTCACCAAGGTGGAGGACATAAACGTCAATATAGAATCGTTGACTTTAAGCGTGATAAAGATGGAATTCCAGGGCGCGTTGCTACGATCGAATATGATCCAAACCGTTCTGCTAACATCGCTCTAATCAATTATGTTGATGGAGAAAAGCGTTACATCCTAGCGCCAAAGAATTTGAAAGTAGGCATGGAAATCATGTCTGGAAAAGACGCTGATATTAAAGTAGGTAATGCACTTCAACTGAAAGACATTCCTGTTGGTACAGTAATCCATAATATCGAGCTTCGCCCAGGTAAAGGTGGCCAGCTAGTGCGTTCTGCAGGTGCTGAAGCACAATTACTTGGTAAAGAAGGCGATTATGTTCTTGTTCGTTTACGTTCAGGTGAAACTCGTTTAATCTTAGCTACTTGCCGTGCTTCTATCGGTCAAGTTGGTAATGTTGAGCACGAACTAGTGAACATTGGTAAAGCTGGACGTTCTCGTTGGATGGGTAAAAGACCAACAGTTCGTGGTTCTGTTATGAACCCTAACGATCACCCACATGGTGGTGGTGAAGGACGCGCTCCTATCGGACGTAAATCACCAATGTCACCTTGGGGTAAACCAACTCTTGGATTTAAAACTCGTAAGAAAAATAAAGACACGGATAAATACATTGTGCGTCGTCGTAAAAAATAA
- the rpsS gene encoding 30S ribosomal protein S19 encodes MGRSLKKGPFVDDHLMKKVEAMGEDRRVIKTWSRRSTIFPEFIGHTIAVYDGRKHVPVYISEDMVGHKLGEFAPSRTYKGHAADDKKTRR; translated from the coding sequence ATGGGTCGCAGCTTAAAAAAAGGACCTTTTGTCGATGATCATTTAATGAAAAAAGTAGAAGCAATGGGTGAAGACAGAAGAGTAATTAAAACTTGGTCTCGTCGTTCTACAATTTTCCCTGAATTCATCGGTCATACAATTGCCGTATATGATGGTCGTAAACACGTACCGGTTTATATTTCTGAAGATATGGTTGGACATAAGCTTGGTGAGTTTGCACCATCAAGAACTTATAAAGGCCATGCAGCAGACGACAAGAAAACACGACGTTAA
- the rplV gene encoding 50S ribosomal protein L22 — translation MEAKAVVKQVRIAPRKVRLVVDLIRGKGVGEAISILRHTPKKASPVVEKLLNSAIANAEHNYELDPNSLVVSKVFVDEGVTLKRFRPRAMGRASRINKRTSHITLVLTEKKEG, via the coding sequence ATGGAAGCAAAAGCAGTTGTAAAACAAGTGCGTATTGCTCCTCGTAAAGTTCGCCTAGTGGTTGATTTGATTCGAGGAAAAGGTGTTGGAGAAGCAATTTCCATCTTACGCCATACTCCGAAAAAAGCATCTCCAGTAGTTGAAAAGCTGTTAAATTCAGCTATTGCGAACGCAGAGCATAACTATGAACTAGATCCTAACAGTTTAGTTGTTAGTAAAGTATTTGTAGATGAAGGTGTTACGTTAAAAAGATTCCGTCCACGTGCGATGGGACGTGCGAGTAGAATTAATAAAAGAACTAGCCATATTACATTAGTTCTTACAGAAAAGAAGGAGGGATAA
- the rpsC gene encoding 30S ribosomal protein S3, producing the protein MGQKVNPTGLRVGIIKDWESKWYADKDYADLLHEDIKIREYLEKRLKEASLSTVEIERAANRVNVTIYTAKPGMVIGKGGSEVEALRKALNQLTGKRVHININEVKYPDMDARLVADNVARQLENRISFRRAMKQVIQRTMRSGAKGIKTEVSGRLGGADIARSESYSEGTVPLHTLRADIDYGTAEADTTYGKLGVKVWIYRGEVLPTKGTKQEEGGK; encoded by the coding sequence GTGGGTCAAAAAGTAAATCCGACTGGACTACGTGTCGGTATCATTAAAGACTGGGAGTCTAAATGGTACGCTGACAAAGACTACGCTGATTTACTTCACGAAGACATCAAAATTCGTGAGTATTTAGAGAAGCGTTTAAAAGAAGCATCTTTATCCACCGTTGAAATCGAACGTGCGGCTAACCGTGTAAATGTTACTATTTATACTGCAAAGCCTGGTATGGTAATTGGTAAAGGTGGATCTGAAGTAGAAGCATTACGTAAAGCACTTAATCAATTAACAGGTAAGAGAGTTCACATTAACATTAACGAAGTGAAATATCCTGATATGGATGCTCGCTTAGTTGCTGATAACGTTGCTCGTCAATTAGAAAATCGTATTTCATTCCGTCGTGCGATGAAGCAAGTTATTCAACGTACAATGCGTTCTGGAGCTAAAGGTATTAAAACTGAAGTATCTGGTCGTCTTGGCGGAGCGGACATTGCTCGTTCTGAATCATATAGCGAAGGTACAGTTCCACTTCATACTTTAAGAGCGGATATCGATTATGGTACTGCAGAAGCAGATACTACTTACGGTAAGCTTGGTGTTAAAGTATGGATCTATCGTGGGGAAGTCCTTCCAACGAAAGGAACGAAACAAGAGGAAGGAGGAAAATAA
- the rplP gene encoding 50S ribosomal protein L16, which produces MLMPKRVKFRREHRGKMKGRAKGGTEVSFGEYGLQALEASWITNRQIESARIAMTRYMKRGGKVWIKIFPDKPYTAKPLEVRMGSGKGAPEGWVAVVKPGKIMFEIAGVSEEVAREALRLASHKLPIKTKFVKREEVGGDANES; this is translated from the coding sequence ATGCTAATGCCTAAACGTGTAAAATTCCGTCGTGAACACCGTGGTAAAATGAAAGGCCGCGCAAAAGGTGGAACGGAAGTAAGTTTCGGAGAGTATGGATTACAAGCGCTAGAAGCTTCTTGGATTACAAACCGCCAAATTGAATCAGCGCGTATAGCTATGACACGTTATATGAAACGTGGAGGTAAAGTATGGATTAAAATTTTCCCAGATAAGCCTTATACTGCAAAACCATTAGAAGTTCGAATGGGTTCTGGTAAAGGGGCACCTGAAGGATGGGTTGCTGTTGTAAAACCAGGGAAAATCATGTTTGAAATAGCCGGAGTTTCAGAAGAAGTTGCACGTGAAGCATTACGTCTTGCTTCTCACAAACTACCGATTAAAACTAAATTTGTAAAACGCGAAGAAGTGGGTGGTGACGCAAATGAAAGCTAA
- the rpmC gene encoding 50S ribosomal protein L29 → MKANEIRNLTTAEIEQKSKSLKEELFNLRFQLATGQLDNPARIREVKKAIARAKTVLRERELGIINE, encoded by the coding sequence ATGAAAGCTAATGAGATTCGCAACCTTACCACTGCCGAGATTGAACAAAAGTCAAAGTCCTTAAAAGAAGAGCTATTTAACCTTCGCTTTCAACTTGCAACTGGACAGTTAGATAACCCAGCCCGCATTCGCGAAGTTAAGAAAGCTATTGCTCGTGCAAAAACGGTATTGCGTGAAAGAGAACTAGGAATAATAAACGAATAA